The proteins below come from a single Ptychodera flava strain L36383 chromosome 6, AS_Pfla_20210202, whole genome shotgun sequence genomic window:
- the LOC139134227 gene encoding uncharacterized protein, translated as MRGRLIVGVIAFLILGFIQAIAATTSEATDSQPTTSEEATTETSSTDATTSAGVTTTQITITEESTSSTTSTGTITSLASTTADTTTDIDTTNTVTSFETTTSQPTTSEEATTETYSTDATTSAGQIQQLISTPPTKSTCQPTTSVEATTETYSTDATTSAGVTTTQITITEESTSSTTSTGTIKSLASTTADTTTDINTTNAVTSFETTTSQPTTSEEGTIETSLRDDTTSAAPSTTQITTTEESTSSTTSTGTITSLASTTADTTTDINTTNNVASFETTTRQPTVSEKATTETYSTDATTSAGVTTTHITTTEESTSSTTSTGTITSLASTTADTTTDIDTTNAVTSFETTTSQPTTSVRSNNGNVFTDATTSAGV; from the exons ccattgcTGCCACTACGTCTGAGGCAACAGACAGTCAGCCAACAACGTCAGAAGAAGCAACAACTGAAACGTCTTCAACAGATGCTACTACTTCTGCAGGAGTAACGACTACTCAAATCACAATTACTGaagaatcaacatcatcaacaacttctactggtacaattacttctctggcctctactacagcagatacaaCAACTGATATCGACACCACCAACACTGTCACTTCTTTTGAGACAACAACCAGTCAGCCAACAACGTCAGAAGAAGCAACAACTGAAACGTATTCAACAGATGCTACTACTTCTGCAGGG cagatacaaCAACTGATATCAACACCACCAACAAAATCAACCTGTCAGCCAACAACATCAGTAGAAGCAACAACTGAAACGTATTCAACAGATGCTACTACTTCTGCAGGGGTAACGACTACTCAAATCACAATTACTGAAGAATCAACGTCATCAACGACTTCTACTGGTACAATTAAATCTCTGGCCTctactacagcagatacaaCAACTGATATCAACACCACCAATGCTGTCACTTCTTTTGAGACAACAACCAGTCAGCCAACAACGTCAGAAGAAGGAACAATTGAAACGTCTTTAAGAGATGATACTACTTCAGCAGCGCCATCGACTACTCAAATCACAACTACTGaagaatcaacatcatcaacgacttctactggtacaattacttctctggcctctactacagcagatacaaCAACTGATATCAACACCACCAATAATGTCGCTTCTTTTGAGACAACAACCCGTCAGCCAACAGTATCAGAAAAAGCAACAACTGAAACGTATTCAACAGATGCTACTACTTCTGCAGGGGTAACGACTACTCATATCACAACTACTGaagaatcaacatcatcaacaacttctactggtacaattacttctctggcctctactacagcagatacaaCAACTGATATCGACACCACCAATGCTGTCACTTCTTTTGAGACAACAACCAGTCAGCCAACAACGTCAGTAAGAAGCAACAACGGAAACGTATTCACAGATGCTACTACTTCTGCAGGGGTATGA